The genomic window GAAGGTATTCAGGGGACTTCTTGCAAGCCAGCGATCGAAGCCATCACCCGGATCCAAAAAAATCACCCGCTGGAACGAATCCCGGCGGGTGCTTCAAATCATCGGGATCTGATTCCAGCTCAGTTCCGGTTCAAGCTCATCAACAGGCGGAGCAGGTACCAGAACAGCAGCGCCACGCTGGCGAACAGTGAAAGAGAGGCAGCCACGTGCTGGCCCGGCTCATAACGGTGGAGCAGGTTGCTGGTATTATAAAGGATCGCCCCCGAAGCGAAGATCACCATTGCCGCGGAGAACCAGAAACCGAGAGTGATCGGCAGGAAAAACGACGCCACGATCAGGCCGAGCGCGACGAATCCTCCGATCTTCAACATGCCGCCGAGGAAACTGAAATCCTTCTTCGTCGTCAGCGCGACCGTCGAGATGCCGATCACCATCGCCACCGTGATCAGGCCGGCCTGCAGCACCAGCCCCATGTCTCCGGCCATGGCCACCGCCATCATCAGGATGGGCAGGAAAATCACCGCTTCCGCCACGGTGTAGAGGGCCAGGCCCGCGTATTGCATGGCTTGGGAAGAACCGTTCGTCGCCCAACGCTCCGCGACCCAGGAAACGAGCATGAAAGCCCCCATCACCATAAGCCACGAATATTTGGTCGAGGCCAGCAGGCCCAGAGCCGGAATGCCAAGACCCGAACTGATGAGCAGGGTCTCAAGGCCGGCGAAAAGTCCGATGGCCCCCGCGAGGTGCCAGTAGGTTTTGCGGATGAACGCGGCGCGCTCGGACTCCGGCGACTCGGAAACCGTGCCGACGACATAAGGGTTGTTATATTGCTCCATGGGATTTGAAAGTGTTAGATACAATCTGGCAGTCTCGGGATTGGACCACCAGCCAAAAATTCATTCCTGCAATTCCGCGAACTCCGGGTGCCGGGTGATATAGGCCACCGCGTAGCCACAGATCGGACGGACCTTCCATCCACGTTCGCGGGCCAATGTCAGCACGCCGTCCATCAGCCGCCCCGCGGCTCCCCTGCCCCGCAAGGCCGGATCCGCCTCCACATGTGGGAGAATCAACACGCCGTCATCCAATCGATAATCCGCGAACGCCAGCTTGCCCTCCTCAATGAGTTCGAAACGGCTGCGGGACGTGTTGTCGGTGATCCGGGACATGAGAACTGATGCCCCAATGAGGACGAAAGTCAAAGGCAGCGGAGCGTCGTCATCCTGACCACTGCTCCGAGGGACATCCTGCCCCTCGAACCAGCCTCCCCGGGGACAGGATGTCCCCGGCACCTAGCGTTCGGAATGAACGCGTTCCGTTCAGAATTTCGCGGCGGCGGCGGCTTTCAGTTCCTCCAGCTTCGAGCGATCCGGCGCGGCACCCCGGGCTTGATCCGGTTTGCCACCGCCTTTACCACCGGCGAGGGCGGCCAGGTCGCGGAGGATGTCACCCGCCTTCAAACCTTTCGCCAGCGCGTCCGGACCGCTGTGGGTGGCGATGTGAAGCTTGTCCCCATCGTCCACGATGAGCAGCGCGGGACCCGCGAAGCCCTTTTTCTTGAGGCCGTTCTGAAGCTCTTGAAGAAGCGATGCATCCGACTCGAAGGAGACGATGATGGGCTCGTTTTTGGCGATGAGTTCGGCCAGGGCTTCGTCGGCGAGTTTGGCGGCTTGGGAAGACTGGATCTTCTTGATGCGTTTCTCGGCCTCGATGGCACCCTGCTGGGTTTCCTCCAACGTGCGCTGGCCGTGGGCGAAGGTGGCGTTGATCTGTGAAATGTCGGCACGCTCGGCAAGCATGGCTCCCATGATGTGTGGGAAATCGTTCACCGCGACAGCTTCCTCGCCGAGGGATGCCAGCTTCTCGTTGGCGGCGTACAGCTTGGCGCGCGCGGCCTTGAGCTCGGCATTCCATTTTTCGGCGAGATCATTGAGATGGTTCCACGCCGCGTCTCCGCAAACGGCTTCGATGCGGCGGACGCCGGAGGCGATGGCACCCTCGGACTTGATCTTGAAGAGGCCGATCTCGCCGGTGTTGCGGACGTGAGTGCCGCCGCAGAGTTCCTGTGAATAGCCGTTGAGCGCGTGCGCCTCACCGCCGATCTGGACCACGCGGACGGTTTCCCCGTACTTGTCGCCGAAGAACTGCATGATGTCCGGACGTCCCTTGATGGAGGCGTGCGGGACTTCCTTCCAACTCACGGAATCCCTGGCGGAAATCGCGGCATTCACCTTCTCTTCCATCGCCGCGAGCTGCTCGGGCGTGACGGCGGCGCTGTTGAAATCAAAACGCAGGCGGTTCTCGTCCACCGAGGAACCCTGCTGCGCGGCGTCCTTCGAGACGACTTCGTGCAAGGCCCAGTGGAGAAGGTGGGTCGCGGTGTGGTTGGCCTCAATGGGACGGCGGCGTTTTTCGTCGAGCTTGAGCGTGACGGTGTCACCGACTTTGACGGCAGCGGATGAGTCGATGATGACGGCACGGGCCTTACCGATCTGCTGGACGCCGGTGATTTCGACCTCACCGTTGAGAGTGCCGGTGTCGCCGGATTGGCCACCCATTTCGGCATAGAAGACGGTCTTGTCGGTGATGACGAAAAGCGAGTCCTCCTGTGGGTGGATTTCCAGGATGGTGGCTTCGACCTCGTCCGTTTCAAAACCGACGAACTCGGTGACGGCTTCGGTGGAGATGTCGAGGGCGCGGACGATGTTCGATTTTTGAGCGGCGCGGGAGCGTTCCTGCTGGGCCTTTTTACTTTGATCGTATCCGGGTTTATCGAGGACCAGACCTCGCTCGGCGCACAGCAGTTCGGTCAGATCGATCGGGAATCCGTAAGTATCCTCAAGTTCGAATGCGACGACTCCGGAAAAACTGTTTCCAAAAATGGCGAGAGCTGTCGGGTCGGTATTTTCCGCAGACGTCGATGCCACGTTATCTTCAAACCGTTTCAGGCCACGATCCAGCGTCTGATTGAAGCTCGCCTCTTCCTGCTCCAGCGTCTGGCGCACGACATCCTGACGGTTTTTCAGCTCCGGGAAAACACCACCCATTTCGTTAACGAGCGTTTCCACCAACGCGCCGAAGAACGGCTTCTCGCCGGAGAAGCCGAGCTGGCGGCCGTATCTCACGGCGCGGCGCAGGATGCGGCGCAGGACGTAGTTCCGCCCGTTGTTACCCGGCATGATGCCGTCCGCAATGGAGAAGCTGAGCGTCCGCAGGTGATCCGCGATGACACGGAAAGCGATCGCGGTTTTCATCTCCTCGGTGAACGCGGCGCGGTCGGCACCGAGTTCCGGATAGATGTTCACGTAGCTTTTTCCGCTGAGTTCTTCCAGCTTGCGGAACAGCGGTTGGAAAACGTCGGTGGCGTAGTTGCTCGGCTTTTTGGAGAAATCCGTGAAGCCCTTGGTGTTCTGGATGATCGAGCAGGCGCGCTCGAAGCCCATGCCGGTATCGACGTGTTTGGCGGGCAGTTCACGGAACGTGCCGTCGGCCTCGGCATTATACTGGATGAAAACGAGGTTCCAGATCTCGATGCAGAGGTCGGAGTCGTTGTTGACGAGATTCCGGCCGGTGAAGGGATTCCCTTCCGGGGTGAGGTCGACGTGGAGTTCGGAACAAGGACCGCAGGGGCCGGTCTCGCCCATCATCCAGAAGTTGTCCTTCACGTTGCCATGGACGATCTGGATGGCGGGATCGCAACCCTTGGAGCGGAAAAGTTCGGCCCAGATGTCGTAGGCTTCCTGGTCGAAGCTGCCAGGATCGCCCTCCTTCGGCGCGTACACGGATGCGTAAAGACGGTGGGCGGGCAGGCCCCAGCGCTCGACGACCAGTTCCCATGCCCAGGCGATGGCTTCCTTCTTGAAATAGTTTCCGAACGACCAGTTCCCGAGCATTTCGAAGAACGTGTGGTGATAAGTGTCGTAGCCGACATCCTCCAGGTCGTTATGTTTACCGCCCGCACGGATGCACTTCTGGGTGTCCGCGGCACGTGGTGGATCGTAAGGAGCCTTCTCAACACCAAGGAAATACGGCACGAACGGGTTCATCCCCGCGTTCGTGAACAGCAGGCCGGGCGACTGCGGCAGCAGAGAGGCGGAAGGGACGATGGTGTGCTCTTTCTCCCGGAAGAAATCGAGGAAGCTCTGGCGGATCTCGGCGGATGTCATGGCGGCGGTTCTTGGAAAATGATGGGTGGGTGGATGCACCAGCCACAAGGGGGCGCGAAGATGCAGGAGGGCCGGGGGCGGTGTAAAGCCTCGGGTAAAAATGGCGTCAGCCGGCAATGGCCGCCTCACTCCTCATCCTCGATGGTCTGGGCGCGGGGAACTTCCTCGACCACAGGCTCGGCACGGAGCGGCGGGGCCAGCTCCACCGGAGCGGCCTTGAGAGGCGCGGGCATTTCCACCGGAGCGGCTTTCGGCACCGCCGGGGCTTCCTGGATCGGCGCCGCCTTGGGGGGAGCGGGCATTTCCACCGGCGCGGCCTTGGGCGCGGGCGTTTCCACCGGCGCTGCTTTTGGCGGAGAAGGCGGAGCTTCCTGAACCGGCATCGGAATCTTCGGTTTCACCAGCACGGCTTTCGGCGAAGGCGCTTCCTCAATGACCGTCGCCTTCTGAGGCTCCACCTTCATCTGTTCCTTCGTCGGCGGGGTCTTGCGCATGCGGATTTCCACCCGGCGGTTCGCGGATTGCTCGTCGGGCGTCCCGCTGGTGATGATGGGTTGATAGCGGCCGAACCCCCGGGTGATGATTTTGTCCGGATTGATGCGGTAGGACTGGACGAGGTAGTTTTTCACCGACTCCGCACGGGCGATGGAGAGCTTGAGATTCGGCTCATCACCGCCGACCAGGTCCGTATGGCCCTCGATCCAGCAATAGAGATCCGGGTTCCGGTCCATCAGGAAAACCAGCTTCATGAGGTCGACCTTGGAACTCTCCCGGAGTTCCGCCCGGTTGAATTCGAACAGCAGGTCGCTAGGCAACATGGTTTTCGCCCCCAACAGGACGTTGGACGGGAGGTTGAGCATGTTATCCAGGGACGTCATCCCATCCAGCGAGCCCGCCTCGACCTTTCCATTGGCCCCTTGGCGGGTGAGGTTTTCCAAAAACTGGCTGGTTTCCGTGTCGTCGGACTGCACGGCACCGGCGTCCACGGTGATCTGGCCGATCTCCGCGGGCTTGATGGTCTCCGGCTGCCGGCCGAACTCGGGGAGATCCGTATCGATCTCCAAGCCTGTGGAAATTTCCAAAGCCACGGCATCCGGAGTTCCCTCGCGGGCGGGATTCTGCAAGCGGATGGCGTATTCAGGCTCGACGATCTGTGGCTTGATGTCGATTTCCTGATCTTTCGGCAGGATGTCGAGGAGCTCCACGTCCTCCAGCAGGGCGGCGGTATCCGTGGGGGGCGTGACGATGTCCTCCGGCGGCAGCGCCTGCTCCTGCTCCAACGGTGGAATTTCCACCCGCCGGGTATCGATCGGACGGGTGCTGAGTTCCCTCGCTTCCTCGAACTTGAGGGCCACCTTCATGTCATCCAGCCACAGGAATACGATGACGTGCAGCAGGATGGAGACAAGCATGGCCGCGGTGGCCCACAGGCCCAGGTGATCCGGGCCGGGCAACCGATGGGATCCCCCGGTACGTGATTCACTCCATGTGTAACTGTCCGCCACGGCGGCACTATACGCTTATCTAATGAGCTGGCAATCCCCGCGAACGTGGATTATCATCCGCTTGGCACCTCGCGTGCTCGGAATTCAACAACTTTCCAGATACCATGGCTGCAAAAAAAACTGCTAAGAAGACGACGGAATCCGAAGCAACACCCGGATCCACACCAAAACCGGCCGCAAAAAAAGCCGCCGCCAAGAGCGTGAAGCCCGCCGCTGAAAAAGCCGCTCCCAAAAAGGCCGCCGCCAAGAAAGAGGCCGCTCCAGCCGCGAAAAAAGCCGCCGTAAAACCTTCGCTGGATGCCGTCGCGCGCGCCGCCTACCTCAACTACCGCCGCCGTGTCGAACTGGGCTTGCCGGGTGATTCGCATGGCGACTGGCTGGAAGCCGAACGCCAGTTCAACGAGCAGGCCTGAGTTCCGATTTTCCGGCTTGGACAGCGGGCGAAACGCCGCCACAGTCCGCCGCGTGACTTCTTGCTCCTCACTTGGCATCGGTTTGGCTGGCTTCGGAACCGTGGGTTCCGGCGTTTGGAACACCTTGGAACGCAACGGCTCCCTCATTTCCGACCGCACCGGCGGCGGGGTGACGCTGCACATTGCCAAAATCCTCGTTCGTGATCTCGCGAAGGCCCGGGCCACCAATGGCGACGCGCCTGCGGACATCCTCACCACCAACTGGCGCGCCCTTGTTGAAGACCCGGCCGTCGACATTGTGGTGGAACTCATTGGCGGCACAACGGATGCGTATGAAATCGTCGCCGCCGCTCTCCGTGCCAAAAAGCCCGTTGTGACGGGCAACAAAGCCTTGCTTGCCGAGCGCGGCGTCGAACTTTTCGCCCTCTCGCGCGAAATGGACACGCCGATCCACTTTGAAGCCGCCGTCGCCGGAGGCATTCCGATCATCCGGACGGTTCAGGACTCGTTCGTAGGCAATCGCATCCACTCCTTTTCCGGGATCATCAACGGGACTTCGAACTACATCCTCGGCCGCATGACGGACGCGGGGCTCACCTTCGAGGACGCGCTGGGCGAAGCGCAAAAGCTGGGTTACGCCGAGGCGGATCCCGCGCTGGACGTGAACGGTTGGGACGCCGCCCACAAGGCCATCCTGCTCGCCACGCTCGCCTACGGATTCCCCATCTCCCCTGCGGACATCCACGTCTCCGGCATCGAACAGGTCCGCCCCACCGATATCAATTTCGCGAAAAATCTCGGCTATGCGGTCAAGCTGCTCGCCGTGATCCGCGAGCATGGCGATGGTGCGGTGGAGCTTCGCATTCAGCCCTCTTTCATTGCAAAAACGAACATCCTGGCCTCCGTCCACGGGGTCTTCAATGCCGTCGCGGTCCATGGCGACGCCGCCGGTGAGTCACTTTTTTATGGTCGCGGCGCCGGCCAGGATCCCACCGCCTCCTCTGTCGTCGCGGATCTGGTCGAAGCCGCGCGCGGACTGCGCCAGGCCAGCGGCCACCGCGGATTCCTGCCTTACCGGGAAATCGGCAACATCCTTCCCGTCGGCGAGACCTCCACGGCCTACTATGTGCGCTTCGATGTCACCGACCGCCCCGGCGTGGTCGCCGAGATCGCCCGTGTGCTGGCGGACCACCGCATCGGCATCTCCGGCACCCACTCTCCCGTGAACCCGAGCAACCCGGACGCGGAGTTCGTGGACATGGTTTTCCTCCTCCACACCTGCCCGTTCGGAAAGCTCCGGCAGGCACTCACCGAGATTGAGGCCCTCGACTGCATCAACAGCGCTCCCGTGGTCTTCCGGATCGAGAATCTGGGGTAACCACCATTCCGGACTGAAAGAATCTGTTAGCAAATCAAGGGGCCTCCAGCTTCTTTCTAGACCTATTCCTCAGAACCTGAAAAGGTTCGGGTAATGGACGACAAGGACGTTTTCTGCATCTCCTGCGGCGAGGCAATCGTGGTCACCCTCGACATGATCGACCAGATCATCGAGTGCCCCGTCTGTAGGACCCGGCTCAGGCTGGACGAAACCGACGAAGATGATTCGGGCGAAAATGACATCGAATGGAGTCCTGACGTGGACGCCTCCGATGCGACACGGGTATTCGGAGCCTCCGGAGCAGGCCAGGAGGCGGAGGATGCCCCGATCGCCACCGATGCGACGGCCACTGAACCGGCGGCTCCTCCGGTCATCCGCAGCCGGTTCCCGCTTTTCGGGTGGGCGGCGTCCGCCGCGATCATGGCTCTCGGCTGGCTCCTTCATCTTGAGTACCAACGTTCGACACTATTGGAGGAGAGACTGACGTTCGTAGAGCGGAAAGTCATCCCCATGAAACGCAGCCTCGTCGGGTCCACAGACGCTCTCTCCCAAATATCGGATATCCAATCCTACTTGGATGAACTGGATGACGCGGTTTCGCAAATGGCAAATTCCCTGCGTCTCCAGCACGCCTCGTCCCTCCAAAACGAATACGCCATTCAAAGTGCCCAGAAAAACCTGCTACGTCAGGAGACGGAACTCGGCAGGATCGCCCTCAAACTCGCGCTGGTCGAACAAGCGGCAGGGGACAAAAGCCGTAGCGCGAAAGAAACGTTCGAACTTTCCATCCGGCAACGAAAGGAAGCCGAGATCGCAGCCAAGCCCATCCGCCAACGGATTCGTGAGCTGG from Luteolibacter yonseiensis includes these protein-coding regions:
- a CDS encoding Bax inhibitor-1/YccA family protein yields the protein MEQYNNPYVVGTVSESPESERAAFIRKTYWHLAGAIGLFAGLETLLISSGLGIPALGLLASTKYSWLMVMGAFMLVSWVAERWATNGSSQAMQYAGLALYTVAEAVIFLPILMMAVAMAGDMGLVLQAGLITVAMVIGISTVALTTKKDFSFLGGMLKIGGFVALGLIVASFFLPITLGFWFSAAMVIFASGAILYNTSNLLHRYEPGQHVAASLSLFASVALLFWYLLRLLMSLNRN
- a CDS encoding GNAT family N-acetyltransferase, whose protein sequence is MSRITDNTSRSRFELIEEGKLAFADYRLDDGVLILPHVEADPALRGRGAAGRLMDGVLTLARERGWKVRPICGYAVAYITRHPEFAELQE
- the alaS gene encoding alanine--tRNA ligase, which codes for MTSAEIRQSFLDFFREKEHTIVPSASLLPQSPGLLFTNAGMNPFVPYFLGVEKAPYDPPRAADTQKCIRAGGKHNDLEDVGYDTYHHTFFEMLGNWSFGNYFKKEAIAWAWELVVERWGLPAHRLYASVYAPKEGDPGSFDQEAYDIWAELFRSKGCDPAIQIVHGNVKDNFWMMGETGPCGPCSELHVDLTPEGNPFTGRNLVNNDSDLCIEIWNLVFIQYNAEADGTFRELPAKHVDTGMGFERACSIIQNTKGFTDFSKKPSNYATDVFQPLFRKLEELSGKSYVNIYPELGADRAAFTEEMKTAIAFRVIADHLRTLSFSIADGIMPGNNGRNYVLRRILRRAVRYGRQLGFSGEKPFFGALVETLVNEMGGVFPELKNRQDVVRQTLEQEEASFNQTLDRGLKRFEDNVASTSAENTDPTALAIFGNSFSGVVAFELEDTYGFPIDLTELLCAERGLVLDKPGYDQSKKAQQERSRAAQKSNIVRALDISTEAVTEFVGFETDEVEATILEIHPQEDSLFVITDKTVFYAEMGGQSGDTGTLNGEVEITGVQQIGKARAVIIDSSAAVKVGDTVTLKLDEKRRRPIEANHTATHLLHWALHEVVSKDAAQQGSSVDENRLRFDFNSAAVTPEQLAAMEEKVNAAISARDSVSWKEVPHASIKGRPDIMQFFGDKYGETVRVVQIGGEAHALNGYSQELCGGTHVRNTGEIGLFKIKSEGAIASGVRRIEAVCGDAAWNHLNDLAEKWNAELKAARAKLYAANEKLASLGEEAVAVNDFPHIMGAMLAERADISQINATFAHGQRTLEETQQGAIEAEKRIKKIQSSQAAKLADEALAELIAKNEPIIVSFESDASLLQELQNGLKKKGFAGPALLIVDDGDKLHIATHSGPDALAKGLKAGDILRDLAALAGGKGGGKPDQARGAAPDRSKLEELKAAAAAKF
- a CDS encoding OmpA family protein, giving the protein MLVSILLHVIVFLWLDDMKVALKFEEARELSTRPIDTRRVEIPPLEQEQALPPEDIVTPPTDTAALLEDVELLDILPKDQEIDIKPQIVEPEYAIRLQNPAREGTPDAVALEISTGLEIDTDLPEFGRQPETIKPAEIGQITVDAGAVQSDDTETSQFLENLTRQGANGKVEAGSLDGMTSLDNMLNLPSNVLLGAKTMLPSDLLFEFNRAELRESSKVDLMKLVFLMDRNPDLYCWIEGHTDLVGGDEPNLKLSIARAESVKNYLVQSYRINPDKIITRGFGRYQPIITSGTPDEQSANRRVEIRMRKTPPTKEQMKVEPQKATVIEEAPSPKAVLVKPKIPMPVQEAPPSPPKAAPVETPAPKAAPVEMPAPPKAAPIQEAPAVPKAAPVEMPAPLKAAPVELAPPLRAEPVVEEVPRAQTIEDEE
- a CDS encoding homoserine dehydrogenase, producing the protein MTSCSSLGIGLAGFGTVGSGVWNTLERNGSLISDRTGGGVTLHIAKILVRDLAKARATNGDAPADILTTNWRALVEDPAVDIVVELIGGTTDAYEIVAAALRAKKPVVTGNKALLAERGVELFALSREMDTPIHFEAAVAGGIPIIRTVQDSFVGNRIHSFSGIINGTSNYILGRMTDAGLTFEDALGEAQKLGYAEADPALDVNGWDAAHKAILLATLAYGFPISPADIHVSGIEQVRPTDINFAKNLGYAVKLLAVIREHGDGAVELRIQPSFIAKTNILASVHGVFNAVAVHGDAAGESLFYGRGAGQDPTASSVVADLVEAARGLRQASGHRGFLPYREIGNILPVGETSTAYYVRFDVTDRPGVVAEIARVLADHRIGISGTHSPVNPSNPDAEFVDMVFLLHTCPFGKLRQALTEIEALDCINSAPVVFRIENLG